In Elusimicrobiota bacterium, the following proteins share a genomic window:
- a CDS encoding Hpt domain-containing protein: GDPASAARAAHALKGACAAIGARGLRELARRIEESAEDGGASLESLIAQAESELARVKGRIPA; encoded by the coding sequence GGCGACCCGGCGTCCGCGGCGCGCGCGGCGCACGCGCTGAAGGGAGCCTGCGCCGCCATCGGCGCGCGCGGCCTGCGCGAGCTGGCGCGGCGCATCGAGGAGTCCGCCGAGGACGGCGGCGCGTCGCTCGAGTCCTTGATCGCGCAGGCGGAGTCCGAGCTCGCCCGGGTAAAAGGTAGAATCCCGGCGTGA